The Calditrichota bacterium genome includes the window GCAAAATGAAGCCAATTTCAAACCCAAAAAATACTTTCCTTCTGCCCGACATGTGTTTGGACGTCCCGATTCCATTTTCTTCAATTGACTCAGATCCGCTCATAAAGTCGCCAGATTATCTTTAATCAAATATTTGACCGGTTTTTCACAGTTGGAACGAATACTTGTATTGCACGCTGTGCATGTATTTTTCTTGACAAAATCTTTTTTCATCTCCTCCATGCTGTCGTGGTAAGTGAGAATCAAACCGCACGGCGAAAATCTGCCATCCGGGTTGACGATGAAAAATCTTTCCCCAGCTCGGCAATTGGGAATGGATTTTTTTTCGTAAAATTCAATCATCCGCTTGAAAGTGTATTCCGAAGCAAAGAAATTGTGATATTTCTTGCGCATGGCGAGCAGCTTTTTCACAATTTCTTTGAATTCCAGCAAATCATCCGCATCGAGCACATAATTCATGTCATTGGTGCGCAACCAGGTGTAAGTGCTGAAATTGACGTTCACGCCCCATTTTTCCGAAAGTTCGGCTATTGTTATCAAATCTCTGAAATTATCTTTTTGCACAACGCAGCTCAAAGTGATGCATTTGCCATTGCTGCCTTTTAATTCACGAATCAACTTGTCAATATGCTGAAACAAACCTTTGTGTCCGCGAAATTCATCGTGTCGCTCGTCAGGATAATCCAGCGAAATGGAAAATTGATCCACACCGGCATCGATGAGCGACTCATATCTTTTTTTGTTCAACATGATGGCA containing:
- a CDS encoding radical SAM protein — translated: MGSAIRTLSLASRGIGNYLTNRPLSVSFEVTYSCNARCKHCHLGGFIKDEVKAPPERFGELCQQIKPVVAQISGGEPLIRRDLEDIVRAMRRKNRAPYIVVTTNAIMLNKKRYESLIDAGVDQFSISLDYPDERHDEFRGHKGLFQHIDKLIRELKGSNGKCITLSCVVQKDNFRDLITIAELSEKWGVNVNFSTYTWLRTNDMNYVLDADDLLEFKEIVKKLLAMRKKYHNFFASEYTFKRMIEFYEKKSIPNCRAGERFFIVNPDGRFSPCGLILTYHDSMEEMKKDFVKKNTCTACNTSIRSNCEKPVKYLIKDNLATL